One window of the Archaeoglobus sulfaticallidus PM70-1 genome contains the following:
- a CDS encoding TatD family hydrolase — MYELIDSHCHIQIKNFDRDRQEVIRRAISNGVVGIVVSGYDISSNHKALNLKSSNIFATLGFSPTMNTKGHEHVISQIMEHQNEIVAVGEVGIDRVKGRLPFDEQKKIFESFLRLASEMDKPVVIHARDAEIEAIDLASRYGVKAMIHCFNGSLKAFRLAKDSGAIVSISTMVTFSDRLKRVVREMDLENVVIETDSPFLSPKRGRNEPANLVYAVNEISKLIEEDKEEVARITKRNAEDFYGISV, encoded by the coding sequence ATGTACGAACTAATAGATTCTCACTGCCACATCCAGATAAAGAACTTCGATAGGGACAGGCAGGAGGTTATCAGGAGAGCTATATCGAACGGTGTTGTTGGAATTGTCGTTTCAGGGTACGACATATCCTCAAATCACAAAGCCCTGAATCTCAAATCGAGCAATATTTTTGCAACACTTGGGTTCTCGCCAACAATGAACACCAAGGGGCACGAGCATGTTATTTCACAGATAATGGAGCATCAGAATGAGATCGTTGCCGTAGGTGAGGTAGGAATCGACAGGGTTAAAGGCAGACTGCCGTTTGACGAGCAGAAGAAGATCTTCGAGAGCTTTCTCAGATTGGCCAGTGAGATGGATAAGCCGGTTGTCATTCATGCGAGAGACGCTGAGATAGAGGCGATAGATCTTGCCAGCAGATATGGTGTCAAAGCGATGATACACTGCTTTAATGGAAGTCTGAAAGCTTTCAGACTTGCTAAAGACTCTGGAGCCATTGTTTCGATTTCAACCATGGTCACCTTCTCAGATAGGCTGAAGAGGGTTGTTAGAGAGATGGATCTGGAAAATGTTGTTATCGAAACCGACAGCCCGTTCCTCTCCCCAAAGAGAGGTAGAAACGAACCTGCGAATCTGGTGTATGCAGTGAATGAGATTTCAAAGCTGATAGAAGAGGACAAAGAGGAGGTTGCAAGGATAACGAAGAGGAATGCAGAAGACTTCTATGGCATTAGTGTTTAG
- a CDS encoding cysteine-rich small domain-containing protein has protein sequence MEDLRERTLKDLFSALDGITGPVLECKYYPCHFAGQDCSFCYCPFYPCLNYDMGGELKVTSDGSYVWSCMNCDLIHDREFSENVIFALSRYPRQRLVEEDWVFYSKILQELLYGEELAETLDSSYNLMRAILIDKHCEEFDNTEFLAVKVEEFKIVTVRKIRSIEEAENEIIIPIKERNKFYGFLNDSYVICERI, from the coding sequence ATGGAGGATCTCAGGGAGAGAACGCTGAAAGACCTCTTTTCGGCTCTGGATGGTATAACCGGCCCGGTGCTGGAGTGCAAGTACTATCCATGCCATTTCGCTGGCCAGGACTGCTCGTTCTGCTACTGTCCTTTCTACCCATGCCTGAACTACGACATGGGCGGGGAGCTGAAGGTAACTTCTGATGGCAGCTATGTCTGGAGCTGCATGAACTGTGATCTGATTCATGATAGGGAATTCTCTGAAAATGTCATCTTCGCCCTCAGCAGGTATCCAAGGCAAAGGCTTGTAGAGGAGGACTGGGTTTTCTACAGCAAAATCCTTCAGGAGTTGCTCTATGGAGAGGAGCTTGCCGAAACCCTTGACTCATCGTACAACCTGATGAGGGCCATACTCATAGACAAGCACTGTGAAGAATTCGATAATACAGAATTCCTGGCCGTAAAGGTTGAAGAATTCAAAATAGTTACTGTAAGGAAAATAAGATCGATTGAAGAGGCTGAAAACGAGATAATAATCCCGATAAAGGAAAGAAACAAGTTCTATGGGTTCCTGAACGATAGCTATGTCATCTGCGAGAGGATTTAG
- a CDS encoding damage-control phosphatase, with the protein MKISPKCPSCLLNRVYMEARMSTDDAEKIDRAVELALKILAEEYPKKGINAVIATRIHRKVYEVLEDEDPYREVKKRANEVSLKYLPEIKRIVYRDDAFRSTAKASIIANTFDYGVMGHEVNDSAFLDYFIRKFRESLKIDNLEKIRSLCKGRVVYLTDNCGEIVYDALFMKEIKKICERLSVVVRGRPIISDATYEDAVIAGVDKIADEVLDNGDGIGIIDEELPEKTKDRIENADIIIAKGMANYECLSDSAYTIGFLLTAKCEPVAKSIGVEVGDMVALLR; encoded by the coding sequence ATGAAAATCTCACCCAAATGCCCTTCGTGCTTGCTGAACAGGGTGTACATGGAAGCCCGGATGTCAACAGATGATGCTGAGAAGATAGATCGGGCTGTTGAATTAGCACTGAAAATTCTGGCTGAGGAGTATCCTAAAAAGGGAATCAATGCGGTGATAGCAACAAGAATTCACAGGAAGGTGTACGAGGTGCTTGAAGATGAGGATCCCTACAGAGAGGTGAAGAAGAGGGCAAACGAGGTATCCCTCAAGTACCTGCCAGAGATTAAAAGGATAGTTTACAGGGATGATGCGTTCAGATCAACTGCAAAAGCCAGTATAATCGCGAACACGTTTGACTATGGTGTTATGGGTCATGAGGTGAACGATTCAGCATTTCTCGATTACTTCATCCGGAAATTCAGGGAGAGCCTGAAGATAGATAATCTTGAGAAGATAAGGAGTTTGTGCAAGGGGAGGGTTGTTTATCTCACGGATAATTGTGGAGAGATCGTTTATGATGCTCTGTTTATGAAGGAGATAAAGAAGATATGCGAGAGGCTGAGCGTTGTTGTGAGAGGAAGACCTATCATAAGTGATGCAACTTATGAGGATGCAGTAATAGCCGGGGTGGATAAGATAGCAGACGAGGTTCTCGATAACGGAGATGGAATAGGGATTATAGATGAGGAGTTGCCTGAGAAAACTAAAGACAGAATAGAGAATGCGGACATAATCATCGCCAAGGGAATGGCGAACTACGAGTGCTTATCTGATTCAGCTTACACGATAGGATTTCTGTTGACTGCGAAGTGTGAGCCGGTGGCGAAGTCCATAGGAGTTGAGGTAGGGGATATGGTTGCCCTTTTGAGGTGA
- a CDS encoding RNA-guided endonuclease TnpB family protein: protein MTVTTTIQKTVKLPVSHEITKRKLDRIERLSARLTYAISLYLDIVIEKGITTRKEANAYQKTIAERTGLTSAFIQCARDRALEMYRSYKRLHEKWKKRVEELKKSLERARAKENKNGIRKLERKLKRMMDREPSPPSVNRKQPIFFDRRIGEIVFSTCKKFRVWAKISTLRRHETIYIPLLTYPYANRHLKWKIKGFKLIYNYNLRRWEVHVTIEKEVEVHVKGYAGIDLGMKRLAYVKQVSEGENRVLSIPKEDHHHFFRRMHELNNRIARLQRLKKIKVLKKLKNKRRNIARDFRRKLAKDVASHITNTIVFVGYPKNIRDEYYRGNGNKLARKRLNRWAFKEFGDILILKLKENENHAIFVGEVYSTKTCCVCGSTNTIVEDRSFYCKNCDTKLDRDENASTNILLKGLKKTGLDEAMLRAGAAVTQPLSVDDGGEELPEHTTSLQRATPVVKGRPPF from the coding sequence GTGACCGTTACAACCACGATCCAGAAAACCGTTAAACTGCCTGTAAGCCACGAAATAACGAAGAGAAAGCTAGATCGTATTGAGAGGCTTTCAGCCAGATTGACGTACGCGATTTCCCTTTACCTTGACATTGTTATTGAAAAAGGTATTACCACCAGAAAAGAAGCAAACGCATATCAAAAAACAATTGCCGAAAGAACCGGACTCACTTCAGCCTTCATACAGTGTGCAAGGGACAGAGCCCTCGAGATGTATCGCAGCTACAAAAGACTGCACGAAAAATGGAAGAAGAGGGTGGAAGAACTCAAAAAGTCCCTTGAAAGGGCGAGAGCTAAGGAAAACAAAAACGGGATCAGAAAGCTAGAAAGGAAGCTTAAGAGAATGATGGATCGGGAACCCTCTCCTCCCTCTGTTAACAGAAAGCAACCTATCTTCTTCGACAGGAGGATTGGAGAGATCGTCTTCTCCACCTGCAAGAAGTTCAGGGTGTGGGCTAAGATCTCCACTCTGAGAAGGCACGAGACAATCTACATCCCTCTCCTCACTTATCCTTACGCCAACAGACATCTGAAATGGAAAATTAAGGGGTTTAAGCTCATATATAACTACAATCTGAGAAGATGGGAAGTCCACGTTACGATTGAAAAAGAAGTAGAAGTTCATGTTAAAGGTTATGCTGGCATAGATCTGGGAATGAAGAGGCTGGCTTACGTTAAGCAGGTAAGTGAGGGGGAGAACCGTGTTCTCTCCATTCCCAAGGAAGACCACCACCACTTCTTCAGGAGAATGCACGAACTCAACAACAGGATCGCAAGACTTCAGAGGTTGAAGAAGATCAAGGTTCTCAAAAAACTAAAAAACAAGCGGAGAAACATTGCCAGAGATTTCAGGAGAAAACTTGCGAAGGATGTTGCCAGCCACATCACCAACACAATCGTGTTCGTCGGCTACCCTAAAAACATACGGGATGAATACTACAGAGGTAACGGGAACAAACTTGCAAGGAAGAGACTCAACCGCTGGGCCTTCAAAGAGTTCGGCGATATTCTTATCCTCAAGCTAAAGGAGAACGAAAACCACGCCATCTTTGTTGGTGAAGTGTACAGCACCAAAACGTGCTGCGTCTGCGGATCCACAAACACCATTGTAGAGGACAGAAGCTTCTACTGCAAGAACTGCGATACCAAACTCGACAGAGATGAGAACGCATCAACAAACATCCTTTTGAAGGGTTTAAAGAAAACAGGGCTCGATGAAGCCATGCTGAGAGCGGGGGCTGCCGTGACCCAGCCCTTAAGTGTGGATGATGGGGGCGAAGAGCTCCCTGAACACACAACCTCCCTCCAGAGGGCTACGCCTGTGGTGAAGGGACGCCCTCCATTTTAA
- a CDS encoding MJ0144 family RNA dihydrouridine synthase-like protein, producing MIFKNRLCLSAMAGINNAEFCSKFPVGLAVLGGFSADKRSMLASKKIVWRGRREFLFEDPVNGIKEEIERFIELSDAEFAVNVRSYTDRGYIDVAEAVADYNGIIEINAHCRQPEMMELGCGQALLFDIERLCAIVEKTSEICTTSVKIRGGLDIDYAALAEKLKEHGCDMLHVDAMIVGGKADLDLIRELSGIIFTIGNNSVTSVDDARKMIECGAELVSCARAVLRDENFFTKLLEDELLSQMVVLH from the coding sequence ATGATCTTCAAAAACAGGTTATGTTTATCTGCAATGGCAGGAATAAACAACGCTGAATTCTGCTCGAAATTTCCTGTTGGTCTGGCAGTTCTCGGCGGATTCAGTGCTGATAAACGGAGCATGCTGGCATCGAAGAAGATTGTATGGAGAGGGAGAAGGGAGTTCCTATTTGAAGATCCAGTTAACGGAATAAAAGAAGAGATTGAGCGGTTTATCGAGCTATCTGATGCAGAGTTTGCCGTGAACGTAAGATCCTATACTGATAGGGGCTACATCGATGTGGCAGAGGCTGTAGCTGATTATAATGGGATCATCGAGATAAACGCTCACTGCAGGCAGCCGGAGATGATGGAGCTGGGTTGTGGACAGGCCTTGCTTTTCGATATCGAGAGACTCTGTGCAATAGTGGAAAAAACATCGGAGATCTGCACGACTTCTGTTAAGATAAGGGGGGGCTTGGATATAGACTATGCTGCTCTTGCTGAGAAGCTGAAGGAGCATGGCTGCGATATGCTGCATGTTGATGCAATGATTGTAGGTGGAAAGGCAGATCTGGATCTGATCAGAGAACTTTCCGGGATAATCTTCACGATAGGTAACAACTCGGTTACCAGCGTTGATGACGCGAGAAAGATGATAGAATGTGGTGCAGAGCTCGTATCCTGTGCGAGGGCCGTGCTGAGAGATGAAAACTTCTTTACCAAGCTTTTGGAGGATGAACTGTTGTCGCAGATGGTTGTGTTACATTAG